The nucleotide window AGCCGATCTCCGGCTCGCCGCCGAGCACCTCGCCGCCGGGGGCGACCTGCCAGCCCTGTGCCTTGGCCGCAGCGCCAACCTGCTCGTACGCGGTGCGCTGCTCGTCGGTCACGTCGTCCCCGCCGGTGGCGAACTGGACCTGGACCAGCGCGTACCGGCCGTTGGGCGAGACCGCGCCGACCTGGAGCGGGTTGACCGCGCCGACCACGCCGGGCAGTGTCGACGCCTGCTGGACTAGCTCCTGCACCACGGCCTGACCCTGCGGGGTGGCCAGTTGGCCGTCGGCGGGCGCCTTGACGGTGATGGTGCCGGTGGCGCCGCTGGCCGCGGGGAACTGGTCGGCGAGCAGGTCGAGCGCGCGCTGGCTCTCGGTGCCGGGCATCGTGAAGTTGCTCGCCGTCGGGCCGCGCAGGGTCGCCGCGGCCAGGCCGGCGACGACGAGTACGACGAGCCAGAGCGCGACGACGAGCCGTCGCCGGCGCAACGCGCCCCGGCCGAGCCGGTAGAGCAGGGTGGCCATCAGGAGTCCTTGTCCTCGGTCGTGGGTGGATGGGGCAGGGGTGCGTCGACGGGTTCGACGGCCCGCCGGGCGAGGGTGAGCAGGGCGGGGCGCAGTTCGTCGTCGGGGATGTCGGTGAACTCGGCGCATGCCTCGGAGATGCCGGCGAGAAGCACCAGCGCGGCGATCCGGGCGCCTGGCCGGTCGGAGTGCCCGGCCAGCGCGTCCCGCAGCCGATCGGAGATCTGCTGGATGTGCGCGAAGGCGGGTTGGCACAGCAGCTCCGGGAACTCGCCGCGCAGTACGGCGATCTCCCGCCGGAACCGGACCGCGAGGTCGACGAAGCCCTGTGCGGCGACGTCCTGGGCGGCTGCCCCGGTCAGGCCGTTGAGCTGGTCGTCGAGGTCGCGGAGCACCTCGATCGCGGGGGCCATCAGCTCGGCGAGCAGGGCTTCCTTGTTGGCGAAGTGGTAGAGCACCGTGGCCTTGGAGCAGCCGACCTCCCGGGCGATGTCCTGCAGGGAGGTGCCCCGGTAGCCGGTCACCGTGAACTGCCGCGCCGCCGC belongs to Micromonospora ureilytica and includes:
- a CDS encoding TetR/AcrR family transcriptional regulator: MVRAVPDTHGEILAAAARQFTVTGYRGTSLQDIAREVGCSKATVLYHFANKEALLAELMAPAIEVLRDLDDQLNGLTGAAAQDVAAQGFVDLAVRFRREIAVLRGEFPELLCQPAFAHIQQISDRLRDALAGHSDRPGARIAALVLLAGISEACAEFTDIPDDELRPALLTLARRAVEPVDAPLPHPPTTEDKDS